In Melitaea cinxia chromosome Z, ilMelCinx1.1, whole genome shotgun sequence, a single window of DNA contains:
- the LOC123668567 gene encoding uncharacterized protein LOC123668567, whose translation MSSIVSLPFLKDFIVVLIPILFVTATPINNGLVLKINPVYPKEEIKAKSIDTSLTKNRQDLKATVNNRLISEAIFPKTVDTETSCTNRVTKILFPPGDEFNDSESGLNINFINIPIVEQQVQDYTIIVAKAPKKFKIGREHEALPVIVYIVFPNDDPENMSIKIPLIYFVTESEQLNLNEKDKLDPIILINSNRTTTGLKSNNVFKFVKFKNK comes from the exons ATGTCTTCAATTGTATCTTTACCATTTTTAAAAGAT tTCATAGTTGTACTAATTCCAATTTTGTTTGTAACCGCAACGCCGATTAATAATGGGTTGGTTTTGAAAATTAATCCCGTTTATCCGAAAGAAGAAATAAAGGCTAAATCGATCGATACAAGCTTAACTAAAAATCGACAAGACCTAAAAGCCACAGTGAATAATAGACTAATATCTGAAGCAATCTTCCCGAAAACCGTAGATACGGAAACGAGTTGCACGAATCGAGTTACCAAAATCCTATTTCCTCCAGGAGATGAATTTAATGATTCTGAATCGGGgcttaacataaattttattaatattcccATAGTCGAGCAGCAAGTTCAAgattatacaattattgtagcAAAAGCTCCAAAGAAGTTTAAAATTGGAAGAGAGCATGAAGCTTTGCCCGTTATTGTTTACATCGTGTTTCCTAATGACGATCCTGAGAATATGTCTATTAAAATACCTCTCATTTATTTCGTTACCGAGTCTGAGCAGTTAAATTTGAACGAAAAAGATAAATTAGATCCTATAATACTGATAAACAGCAATCGAACAACGACTGGATTGAAAAGTAACAatgtgtttaaatttgtgaagtttaaaaataaa